Proteins from a genomic interval of Paenibacillus sp. FSL H8-0048:
- a CDS encoding PucR family transcriptional regulator — protein sequence MDWELVFTIRDALKRPLFAEAELIGGRNGLNRAIRWVHVLESASLESLIHGEEMILTTGMSAGTDLDAALSFMQNLIDKNAACLCIELGAYFSAIPQEMIALSNLHDFPLIQFTRTVRFVDITLDLHSLIINRHHRMLQELESISREFHRLTLTSQGTLKVLQLLCKSTRTQILYMQLQGKPLFFPALAPEEQRPLLDFFETFSEEMEGAVPEAAPYIREYGHKTIAVKPVGALDQTWAYILMVCNHKPQEFDCLLLDSASLSIAQELLRTRYMEERKLFSENLWVDELVGGRTQDDNRLKGLVGPDFNLVNELPYRVCLIEIENPRDVKWNSSENDWESITFHLSLILRSIFEKYSLRPLITLKNNRLTVIALDIQSKLPGKLRLQQALDSLQHIRADEKLKDLQLVIGVSKSHRGLKHAHAGYQEAVQALSLYSCYQKPVLMYEELGVFQLLLSLNDGKTLENFIRSYIGPLIDHDEAKGSELLLTLRVYLDHDGSKQIAARSLFIVRQSLYYRLDKITELLGEDFMLPENRISIQVALRAYQFLYPEKFTLPSSRSAQL from the coding sequence ATGGACTGGGAACTTGTATTTACGATCCGCGACGCGCTGAAGCGGCCGCTGTTCGCTGAAGCTGAGCTGATCGGGGGAAGAAACGGCCTGAACCGGGCCATCCGCTGGGTGCATGTGCTGGAGAGCGCAAGCCTGGAGAGTCTGATTCACGGGGAAGAGATGATTCTGACCACCGGAATGAGCGCAGGCACAGATCTGGACGCCGCCCTGTCTTTCATGCAGAATCTGATTGATAAGAATGCCGCCTGCCTGTGCATTGAGCTGGGAGCTTACTTCAGTGCCATTCCGCAGGAGATGATCGCTCTTTCGAACCTGCATGATTTTCCGCTGATTCAATTCACCCGCACTGTACGGTTCGTCGACATTACACTCGATCTGCATTCCCTCATCATCAACCGCCACCACCGGATGCTGCAAGAGCTGGAGAGTATTTCCCGCGAATTCCACCGGCTGACCCTAACCTCCCAGGGAACCCTAAAGGTCCTGCAATTGTTATGTAAAAGCACCCGCACACAGATTCTCTATATGCAGCTGCAAGGCAAACCTCTCTTCTTCCCGGCCCTTGCGCCCGAGGAGCAGCGCCCGCTGCTGGACTTCTTCGAGACCTTCAGCGAAGAGATGGAGGGAGCAGTCCCGGAGGCCGCCCCCTATATCCGGGAATACGGCCACAAGACCATCGCCGTAAAGCCCGTTGGAGCCTTAGACCAGACCTGGGCCTATATCCTGATGGTCTGTAATCATAAGCCGCAGGAATTCGACTGCCTGCTGCTCGATTCGGCCTCCTTATCCATCGCACAGGAGCTGCTGCGCACGCGGTACATGGAGGAACGGAAGCTGTTCTCGGAGAATCTGTGGGTGGATGAGCTGGTAGGGGGACGCACTCAGGACGACAACCGGCTCAAGGGACTGGTCGGCCCGGACTTCAACCTGGTCAATGAGCTGCCCTACCGGGTCTGCCTGATCGAGATCGAGAATCCCCGGGATGTCAAATGGAACAGCTCGGAGAATGACTGGGAATCCATCACCTTCCACCTCTCACTCATCCTGCGCTCCATCTTCGAGAAGTACTCCCTCCGGCCGCTGATCACCCTGAAGAACAACCGGCTGACCGTCATTGCGCTGGATATCCAGTCTAAGCTGCCCGGCAAGCTGCGCCTGCAGCAGGCGCTTGATTCCCTGCAGCATATCCGCGCCGATGAGAAGCTGAAGGACCTGCAGCTCGTCATCGGAGTCAGCAAGTCCCACCGGGGCCTGAAGCATGCTCATGCCGGTTACCAGGAAGCCGTACAAGCGCTGTCCCTCTATTCCTGTTACCAGAAGCCGGTCCTCATGTATGAGGAGTTAGGCGTCTTCCAGCTGCTGCTGAGCCTGAACGACGGCAAGACGCTGGAGAATTTCATCCGCAGCTATATCGGCCCGCTGATTGACCACGATGAGGCAAAAGGCAGCGAGCTGCTGCTGACGCTGCGCGTCTACCTCGATCATGACGGGTCGAAGCAGATCGCCGCCCGCAGCCTCTTCATCGTCCGGCAATCCCTCTACTACCGGCTGGACAAAATCACCGAGCTGCTCGGAGAGGACTTCATGCTCCCGGAGAACCGGATCTCCATTCAGGTCGCCCTGCGCGCCTACCAGTTCCTGTACCCGGAGAAATTCACTCTGCCCAGCTCCCGTTCAGCACAGCTGTGA